CCTCCCAGTTCAGTCAGAAGGGAGGTTCCACCAAGGTGGGGCAGTTTCTCTGGTTTGGTTAAAGGGGGCTCACTGGATTTGGATCAGAGACCAGCACCCACTCTTGGCAGCCTTGTTGGTTTAAGTGAAAATCTCCAAGTCAGAAAAGCAGGAAGGCCAACAACTCCACTGGACAAATGTTGCAGTTGTGTTTGGGCATATATATTTCTGGCTAAAGCTGCAAGCACGCACCACAGAAACTAGAAAGGGCTCAATCAAGCCACAGGCTCCTGGACTGGCCTGAGGCTGTGAATGTGTGtaaaggagacaagaaagagCCCAGTAGAAAGTAAATGATAAGGACCGTGTGAAAATGGCCTGAATTTTGAATGTGCTCCTGGGATAGGCAGCTTCTAAAATGGTTCCCAATGATCCTCACCTCTAGGATTAGTGCCCTGTGTAATCCTTCCTTTGGGTGTTGTCTGGAcatagtgacttgcttctaataaaTAGAACATGGCAGAAGTGATAGATGTCCCTTCCAAGTTTAGGTTATAAAGGACTGACTTCTTTCTTGCTCTCAttctctctttagttcttctcccTTGCTGTTCTGATGAAACAAGCTGCCATGTTGTAAGCTTCCCTatggagaggcacatgtcacaaAGAACTGAGGGTGGCCttctgccaacagccagcaaagAAAGAACTCAGTTCAATGGGCTGCAAGGAACCCAGTCCTGCCAACAACCAGATGAGGAGCTTTGAAGTATAGCCTTTCCCAGTCAAGCCTCTTGGGCCAATCAACCTGGCCAGCAGCTCGATTTTAGCATGAGTCAGAGGACCCAGCTAAAGCACACTCAAAATCCTGAGCCATAAAAACTGTGTGGTAGAAAAtgcttttgttttaagccactaaacttTGGGATGATCTGTCATGTAGCAACATGATAACTGATGCAGCTCCCCTACCCACACACAGACTAATCAGCAGAGGACAGATAATTGAGGTGTCTGAGCACAATCTCTGTCCAATCTTATATGCAGGTGTAGACACAGAGACAATGCTTAGGAAGCTAGACTTAAATATACaaacaagaatataaaaaatttaatcagAACTTCAGCAGCTTCATACCAGAAGGAAGACAGGATTCCCAGATTCCCAGACAGGGATTGCCTGATTCACAGAGCCTgaagaagttattttaaaaataaacaaatgaaaaaacagtaacaataaaCCTTGGGGGCAGAGGGGTGAATCAGAATCCAAAGTTACTACTATACTTTTTTAATGTGCAATTGTcaacaaaaagaaattacaagttatacaaagaaacaggaaagtgtgaCACATACTCAGAAAAACAGCTGTCAATAGAAACTGTCTGAGTGTTCCCAGATGTTGAATTGAAAGACTTTAAATACCTATTAAAATATGGTCAAAGAACTAAAGTAAGCcatgtttcaaattttaaatgaaagcatGACAACAACAAATCAACAAAGAGAGATTCTAAATAaggagaaagaaattattttttaaaaggggataTTCTGGGCTTGAACAGTTcaattgaaatgaaaattatactaGAAAGGCTCAACATCAGATTATATatggcagaggaaagaaaattgaaCCTGAAGATAGGCtgatagaaattatccaatctgaagaacagagaacagaataATTGAAGCAAAATGAacaaagctttagagacaagagGGACAACATTAAGCCTGCCAACAGATGTATAATGGGAGTCCAGAAATAGAGAAaagggcaggaaaaaaataatggaaaaaaaaaacggCCAACATCTTCCAGAATTTAATGTCTTTCATGTATTTAAAGACATTAAATACATATCCAAAAAATTCAACAAATCTCAATTGGGATAAATACAAAGATATTCACACCTAGACTCATCATAGCAAACAtttgaaagacaaaaacagagaaaaatctgcaagagaaaAAATGACATATATTCAGGAGAGTAACAATATGATTAACAGCTGACTTCCCACGTAAAACAACGAAAGgcagaagagaatgaaataacACATCAAAGTGCTGAAAAAAAAACGGTTAACCCAAAATTCTATTATCCAgcaaatttttcttcagaaatgaaggcaaaaataaaagcatttctaCATACACAAAGACTAAAGAATTCATTGCTAAAATCCTGCAAATATATTGTAAAACAAatgaagccagatacaaaagactacatgtgtatgattctatttttataaaactccAACAGACAAAAGAAATCTATGAAATTAGAAGTCAGAGTAGTGCTTACCTTTGGAGGGAGGTAGTGACTAGCAGGGGCCATAAGGGGGAATTTCTGGAGCATTAGTTACGTGTGATTCTGGCACACTTCTGCATATATTCTCCATCAATAATAGTTTactaaaacagaaaaggaagctCCCCTATGTTTGATTCCCTTTATTGTTTTCCCTttgcttccctttccttcccagtCTCAGCAAACCTGTGACCTCCAAGGTGCCCTCTGGCCTAGCctctgcccacctctccagcATCATTTCTCATTACCTAGTACACTAGCCACCTTGGCCTTCTGCTATTCCTCAAGTGTTCCCTGCTTCcatcctgccacagggcctttgcacatgcttgtCCCCCTGGTCCAGAGCCCCACTGAGACCAGCTTACCCTTTAACACCAGCCACTCCCCAAGTGTGATCTACTCACTACCCATCCAAGTctagttcttttgttttgtttagttcttAGAGTTATATTCCTTTCCTTCAGAGCCCTCATCTTCATTTGTCATTATGGATTCACAGGGTAATTACTTGGCTGCTGTTTTGTCTTTCCCACTAGCCCATAAGTTATAGAAGGTCTGattatgtttttatcttgttttgtaTCTccaacacaatgcctggcacatagtgggcatCTGATAACTATCTGTTCAATGACTATAAACCTAATTAAGGCTATACAAATCTTCATTCTAATTAGAGCACACTGTGGAAAACCTACCCAGACTaagaaattttagatttttttttataagcTACAAGGAGTCATTGAAGGTTTTGGAGAAGAGGAGATATGTGAGCTGAGCTTTGTTTTAATAAGATCTCTGTAGAAATGGAGGTGGAGAGCCCATAAAGGAGGCTGTGGCAGAGTTCAAGTGATGGACACTGCCTAAAGAGGGACAGTGGCCATGAGGGGAAACCAGTGTCTTGCTCCACTCTGACCCCCATGGACAGCTTGACAGTGACCTCACAATCACCCTCTGGATCTCCTACCCTTGAAGGTTAATATCCCAGCTCTGGCCTAACGCTGCCCTTTATGTTCACATTTATGTTCACATCTAGGGGACAAAACCCTACCACCTGAGTCATCCAGGCCAGCAACCAGAGGCAGAGGGTTCAACAAAGCAAGAGTGTGCCACCTTTCTGCCCAAGGCATGATCAAGGCTCCATGATGACGGAGCAATCAGATGACCTGAAGGATTCCCTGCCCACAGAGAGGAAGCATGTGTGGAGGTCGGCCGAGGACAGGAGGATGTCAGACCTCACGCGGGTGTTGGAGTGGCTGGAGCGGAGGCAGGGGAAGAAGAAGCAAGCTCTCCAGGTGTGTACTGTCAAAGAAAACCTGCAAGGAAGGCTTCATTCGAGACTACTACTGTATGATGTGATGGGGAGAGCCAGTAGAAAAGCACCAGAGGACATGGGGGGAGATTGTCAATGTGTTCAGGCCTTCCTCATTGGCTAATTATCCCTATGTAGTtaggctcctaccctcccacagagactgggaggTGGAAATGCTATCTTTCCTGATGATTGcatttcaaagggatggctcCCAAGCTCTGGAGAAAAACATTCCTGGATTATAAAGCTGGGCGGGAGGCTGGgagaagatttacatctcaaaggggcagagaaagaatttacaggTGTAAATTGTCTAAAGGAATTGTTCTAGGAAAAGGGAGGTCAAGGTCCTAGAGTCAGGAAGAAACCTATCTAGTTTAGTCGAGGTGAAGGGACCTTAAAGCCACCTTGGTCAGTGTTGGAGAAGTTCTGACAGGCAATAGCTTCTAGAGTCTTGATGATCTCAGAATGGGTTCTCCCACTGTCCCCAGGCACTTCCATCCACATGATGGTCCCAGAGTCAGAGGGCATCCTCCACCTCCACTATCCCCACTGGGACTCCTGCTAACATACCTCTTCCTTTCTATCCTGCATTAGAACTAGTTGTGACTgcctgtcttagtccatttgggctgctacaACCAAATACCATAGACCAGGTGGtttagaaacaacagaaatttctttcttaCAGATCTAGAGGttgggaagtcccagatcaaggtgccagcagatttggtgtctgatgaCGCCCTGTCATGGTTCATAGATGGCTGCCTCCTTGCTATATCCTGATAAAGAGAAAGAGTCAGGAGAGCTCTCAGGGGCCTCTTTTTTAAGGCCCTAGtcccatttatgagggctccaccctcatgacataaCAACCTCCTGAagtccccacctcctaacaccatcatatAAggagttaggatttcagcataagaatttagggggacacaaacattcattctGTAGCACcaccctttcctctttctccatgAACTATGACTACCGATTTTGCCCCAGTTTCCCCCAGAGTTCCCCTCTGGGCCCATCGTCTAAAGAAAACTAAGCCATGTCCTTGGAAAGTGGTCTCCTCTGCAGAGGATGCCACCTAATCTTGACTCCCCTGGCTCCCAGAGAAAAATAGGTGAAAATGGCATTACTAAGAACAATGATAACTTTTATTAAGCgtttcctgtgtgccaggccctgtgcttacTGCAATGAGTTGCCTGTTCAACTGCTCTCAGCAAGGCTACAAGGTAGACACCGTTCTTACCACCAGCTGAAGGATAAGAAGCTGAGATGAAGAGGAATCATTTGCTTGAGCTCACAGAGCTAGTGAGGGGCCGAGCCAGGGCTCAAACTAAGATTTATCCAGTTTCCAAGCTCGTGGGCTGTCAAGCCCACACACCAtcaccacctccccttcccctgcttcaCCCAGTTCAGCGGCCCCTGCCTTTCAGGGGAGCTCCTGTTCCGGTTATGTGCTTACTTATCAATTATAGTCAGAGAGATCTGGAGTGCCAGTTCCATCAGATACGCGTAAACACATCTGACAAACGTATTTTACTCTAAGGCGTTAGTGATTTACctaccctcccccttccccccatttTTGGGCCTCTCAGAGCTCATTCGCAGAAATCATATTCAGTTCTATGATGAATATGTTTGATCCCATCTCTTCATGCTAAgattatattcctttttaaaaattttttattggagtatagttgatttacaatgttgtattattttcaggagtacagcaaagtgaatcagttatacatatacatatatccactcttttttttagattcttttcccatattggcCATTaaagagtattaagtagagttccttgtgctatatagcaggttcttattagttatctattttatatacagtagcgtgtatatgtcaatcccaatcttccaatttatccctccccctctatatcccctggtaaccataagtttgttttctacatctgtgactctactttgtctttgtaagttcatttgcaccattcttttagattccacatataagcgatatcatatgatatttgtctcttaAGATTATACTCTAATAATGTTTTCACAGCTTTACCTTATATGTGGCTTTTATTGTAAATAAGTTTGGGCCCAGGGAGGGAacaatttaatttgaaaatacaattaaattttCAAGCATCATTACCCTTGCCAGAAGCACTTGTATTTTGAAAGAAGCTCCTGAGAGAGAGGGTGATGCTTCCGTGGCAGGCCTCGTATGGCAGGTGGCAGGGGACCCTTTAGTGAAGACGGTTGGAGGGATGCTGTCTGcagcctcctctcccttctcctggcAATCCAGGCTTTTCTCCACTTCAGCACAATTATGGAGCTACCCAGAGGGCTGTGCCCCTTGTGATTCATTTGCCAACCGTGAAGACCCCTGAAGTTCAAAGTCTCAGCCACAGGGGCCACCGAATCGTGGCTATTGCAGTTTCCTTGGGTCTGTGGTATCACCGCATCCATTCCACTCAGCTTCCTCCAAAAATGGGGGCTGGTAGCTACTCAGGTGACTCTTGAggagaggctgagggttgagaggAGAAGGTGGGAGGTGGGCCACCCCCGGGGCAGCTGGCCTTAGTCTCTCTCTAATCACCCTGCAGCATCAGCCCTGGCCCTAGCTTGCACCCCTTCCCCCGACTAAGCCAAACAAAACCCCGAAGTTGAGTAGCACCCCGTTCTTTGATGTCCTTAAGCAGGACCTTGGACAGCTTCCTTCCACACATCCAGATGGCTTATCAAAACCCTCCTTCCGCCCATACAGTGTTGCTAACATTCATGGAAGGCTTAGCACTTCTGTGCAGTGATTCACTTATTTCCCACtataaccctatgaagtaggttctGCTATCGTCCCCCTCTTCAGAGAGAGCCGTCCCTTGCCCGAGGTTGCTCAGACACTCAGCCACAGAGCAGGATTGCAAGCCGGGCCATCAGTCCTGGAGACCAGTCTCAGCCATCACCCCGTGACCCCGACACCCCACGGCACACCCCAAGAGGAAACCTAGTTGATTCAGTTTCCCCACGAGGCTCCAGCGCCCCATGCCCACCCCTTAGAGATGTGCCTCTGTGCGCCCCTCCCCCGATGGGCCCTGGTGCTTCCTAACGAACCTTACTCTTCCCCTGGGTGCTCCTGGCAGCTTTCAGGGCCGAGCACACGTGCTTTGAATGGACTTGCATGTGCCTGACCTTCCTTTCCCAGCAGGCAGACAGGAAGCACCCAGGGAAATAGAAAGGCAGGAGGCATTGTGATCACAGCTCTGGGCGGAcaagatggggtgggggtggggcaaggaGAGGAGGGGCTCTAGGCAGAGGAAGCAACCCTGGCCGGGCTTGAAGACTGGGGGTCGTGGTAGGGAAATGGCAGCTGGAGAGGCCATTTGAGGGGCCGGAAGGAATACCTACCAGGCTGGGGCATGGGGCCCTCACGTGGAGGGTGATAGTGATGGATTCTGAGGCGGAGAGGGACAGCCAGACCTGGGGTTGGAAGGCCATCGCGGGGGTGGTGTGATATGGACACCGGGTGCGTCAGGAGGCAGAGGGGCTGCGAGGGGGAACGGGAGCGCCGGAGTGAGTGCGAAAGCTGGGTGGCACCTTCCGCTCTGCAGGGTGCAGGGCTGGTCTGTGCCCAGCGGGCCAGCCACAGGGTTTTTCTCCCTGTTCTTTCAGAAGAACAAACTCAAGGTGGTGACGCTCTCTGCAGCgcctgtgaaggaagaaaagaaagccaaaaaCGTCCAGAAACAGCAGGGAGAGAACCACCAGGTGGCATCCTCTAAGCAGGTGACACAGCCCCACCACTGCCTCCACGTGGAGGAGGAGCACCCCCTCTGCCCCCGCGCGGGATCGGCTCCTTTTTCTTACATTTAAAGCTCTAAAATCCACCCCTGCCCCACACTAGCACCCAAATGGATCACCTGCCCCCTCCACCCATCCAGCCCCCACCCAACACTCTGCACACCCCCCTGGGAAGACTCGCACCTCTGTGGTAGAGTTCATTCTTCCCGGGTGCCACCTCCCTCCCCTAAATCACCCAGGAGTGCCACTGGAAGGAGGAGACCGCCAGCGAAGGCTGTGATTCCCAAGGTCCCTCAGGGCCTCCCTCTGAGCTATAGGGACAAAAGAGAGGCGTTGGTGAACAGACACCAGGGTGCACGCCTGTCCCAGTGTCCCAGCAACCCAGAGCAGGACTCTCCCTAGGCCCCCTCGCCTGCCTTTCAGCAAGCCCTTGAACTTGCCCATTTCGGGAATGAAGGGGGTGGAGCCAGATCCCTGCTCTCTAGCCTATAATGTCTCTCCAGCCCCACTCCCAGGCCTCAGGGCAAGGCTCCAAAAAGGACGGGGAAGCCTCCGCCCTATACGGAAAGTTCTACAGAGTGGAAGCAAAGGGAAAACGCCTCAGCAGCATGACCCCGGGCAACTACCCCAAGGATGCACCTAGGAAATCTGGTAAGGGAAGCGCCTGGGTCCGGATGCCAGAACTGTCCTCAGCACTGCCCTCCTATCAGAGGGACCAAAAGCTCACAGCATCCTTAAGGCAGCACCATCCATGTCAACCCAACCTCTGTGTATGCAGGAGCCCCACGTGACTGTTTGGGGAATCACAGCGCAAGGGGGTGTGACCTGGACAGGAGGCGAGTGGATGTCAAGGCTCAGCTGGCACCAGGGTGTTCTCAGGAAGCCAGTATAATGTCCCCCAGGTTCCTGAAGCCATTTCGGTGACATCAACCTCATGTCCCAATGATCTAATTCGTTTAGATACCGTGACAATGTCAAGGTGCTACAAAAGGTACCATACCTGCTGGCTTGAAATCTGCCAGGTGATGCTTGCACCCAAGAAGAGGTGGGCTTGGGTTATGCCAGATACCCACTGCCaagactgcctgagttcaaatcccagccccaccAATCGATAACAATTGTATATGAGATTGTTATATAATCCCAAGCCACTCCAACTCTGGGGTCTAGTTTTCACAACCATAAAATGAAACATGACACGACCTGCCTCACAGTATAGTTGTGGGTTGAGGTACGGAACATACTTAGCCTGatacagagtaggtgctcaataaatgttagccaatGGTTATTTCTAAGTGAACATTTTGCTGACGTTCTCTGGTGGGCTGTGTTGGAAAAACAGATGCATTTATTGTGCCTGGCCCCTTGGGATGGAGGTGTATGGTAAAAAAAAGTACCCTGGAAGGGATTCCAATTAGCCCAAAGGAAGAGGGTCAAGAGCCTTCAAGCAGGGGCTCGTTCTCCTGTACAAAACTGCCCTCATTGAGCCCAAgaaaagctcttttttttctttttcattgaaaaaGTCATTGTAACCAAACTGTAGTTACTTGCCTGTCAGAATTAAATATGATTGGCTCTAAATGCAAGGCAGGATCCTGGACTGAATCCTAAAATAGCTCttcagtggaaaaactggtgagaCCCCAAAAAGCTCTGTAATGTGCCCATGTTAATTGCTTGTTCCCTGCTTATGTAAGgcgttaacattaggggaaactgAGTGAAGGGTGtataggaactctctgtaccatctttgcaactcttctgtaaatcttaaagtactccaaaataaaaagtttctttaaaaactagaaaGAGATTGACTTAGGTCCTATGGGAAGCCCCACACCTTCTCCAAGTTTCCCGTCACTCTCCGTGTCCTGGCCCTGCTGGGGCCCTGAGCATTTGTAGGTCACACTTCCAGTGGCTGTTTCCTTCTCCCTGCTCTCTGCCAACCCAAACACAGAACACATTTCCTTCACTTCTCCCCAAACCTTTCACATGAAGCCTTCATGTATAAGTAGACTTTACTGAAGGTTTGGGGCAACAAATGGAAATAATTACATCACAGACTTCCACAGCAAACATATTAGAAGTCGATTATGATCCCCTCTCGTTCTTCAAAGCCCTTTGTCCCCTGCCACCAGGAGATTTCCCTGGCTCTATTTCCTGCAGGGGTGGCCTCCAGATGTGTTCCTCAACCCCAAGACTAGGGCTAGAGTCCGAGAAACCAGGCACCCAAGTCACAAGATTTAAGGTGGTGCTCTCTCTCAGGTGCCAACCCTGCACTTTCATGAGCCTGAGAGCAAGCACCTCCTTAAATGTTGTCCCCTGGTTACCTCGTTTGTCTCACTCTAGTCCTGGTTCTGCCCAGCTCTCCCTcgtcttctctctttcctctcccctccattCCATCCTCTGCCTTCCTTGCCCCGCACATTCCCATTGGCTTCTTACATCAAGGGAtctctttgtttcctttgtttcactGTCTCATTCCCCACTCAATGTAATCTATCAAGATATTTTCCCAAACAAAGGCAGTTCCTTCCCTAAGAGAAACTCTCATGCAAGTCGATTTCATTTGTTTCACTTCACTGAACAAGGATGCCAGCAGGGCAGGCTGACTCACCAGCTATTTGGTCTTCGGCAGTTCCCCCTGCACCTGCCCAGCCCTGTCCTGCAAAAAAGCACCCTGTTGGAGAGCAGTTTTCCCTCTCCTAATGTAATACAACCAATGGCCACGGGGGGTCAGCATGTACACAGGCCCCTCAAGTGCAGCAGCTGTTCGGAGGCATCCAGAAACCACCTGGGCATCCAGGTGTGGCTCCCAGGACTGAGTCAGGGctgagcctgtgcacagcaagggGACTTCACTGTGAAGTCTGTCAGGAAGCCTGAAATGAGTGGGCAGGATCTGGTTTGGGAGAGAAGATCAAGACAAAGCAGCCTCTAGGAAGGGCGTAGAGGCAGTTAAGGGCTAACGCAGGAGTCTAAGAGGGGATAAGTGTAGATCAAGGAAAAGTCCTCTAGACCAGAACGTCTGTTTCTAACCTCCCTCAGCCCCACTCAGCACCCAAATCATTAGCTTCATTTTCAAGAACCAGATCCCCTGTGTGTCCCAAGTTCCCTGTCGGAAGAGTAAGCTCTTTCCAGTCTCCACGTCATGGTTCTGTGTGACCTGGTGGACATATGACCATCAAACATTCCCCACCACCTTTGGGACTGGAATGTGACAAGTCAGCCTGTGCAATCGCAACCACTCCTGCTCTTCTGTGTTTTCAGTGTGGGGATGGCCACAAAATCAGGATCTGCAAAGCACTGTGAGTGTTCTGAGTGAATGCTATTAACTGTCCCTGGCTCCAGAACACCGAAGCTACTAGAAACAACAGTGACAACGTCCATGGGGAATACTTTTGCTTTTCAGAGCAGACTGTTTCGCCTCACCTAATTTGCACAAAAATTCCCACTCACTCCCTTTAAACCGCTGAAGTGCCCCTGTCCCTCCACTGATTACCATCTGGCACGTTCAGGATGCAACAGTCTGCTGCCACGCCCTTCTCCTCC
Above is a genomic segment from Kogia breviceps isolate mKogBre1 chromosome 18, mKogBre1 haplotype 1, whole genome shotgun sequence containing:
- the C18H16orf78 gene encoding uncharacterized protein C16orf78 homolog: MTEQSDDLKDSLPTERKHVWRSAEDRRMSDLTRVLEWLERRQGKKKQALQKNKLKVVTLSAAPVKEEKKAKNVQKQQGENHQVASSKQASGQGSKKDGEASALYGKFYRVEAKGKRLSSMTPGNYPKDAPRKSDLDIKDEITQESTQCLTPYHRQSIIEPMLQDALFVPRKSRDWVGKTAYTSYERKLKILMEKGSEPKMEMARLLKPEEVLSCRYLRLSKDNIRTLLKLCKDAGMNVDIHPHVVEEEIDAKKVFNRNISVAL